The stretch of DNA GGTGCTGGAGGTGTTACTCTGTGGTAGGGGGGCAGCATTTCGCACACTGGTTGAGGCCTGCATTAAGGACAGAGGTCCATGCGAGGTTGGGGATGAGGCAGCTGTCAGCTGCACTGCTGGATAAGTGAACGGAGTAGGAGGGGAATTGGgagaaggtgtgtgtgtgtgtgggtgtgaatGTGTTAGAGAGactatgtgttagtgtatggggtTCCAGAGTGGGTATCCAtattagagtgagtttgtgtgcatctgtattagtgtatggtgtttgcatGTGTTATTCTGCAGCGTTAgaatatgttagtgtatggctttagtatgtgttactgtgtgatattagaatgtgtgtgaccaataaagtcgcttgtacggacctttaactgttgcagcagggagaccagtgatctctgccggccaagttgcggcaccaggattttaaaagtctgtacgagcgactctattggtcaccagcagggggcacgtctgccatcaaccaatgaagtacaggtgtacttcattggttgatggcagaggaggcccctgcaggcaaccaatagagtcgctcgtatggacattgaaaatcctggcgccaaagctgctgcgtagtccgtaccgcgttaactctgtattaaccccttctacaaaaaccagcaaaaaaacgagaaaaaaaaaattaacacaaagaatgtacaggaatatttgcccgaaccgaacacaggaacgtcCGAATATTCACGGAAAACAAAGATTTtcccccccacgaagacgaagatgAACATGATgagttggccagcgcccaagtctagttaataCTGCACCACTAACCTAAGTCTAACCCCTGCTAATGTATTATCAGATTCATATACTATCTTTGCAAATGGTTTTCATCCCAGCACAtttacaaattttattttttgttctattaaaagataatacattttatctaaAGAAATAGAATAGTACAAGGCTTAATTTTTTGGACTATATCCCAATGACATATGTTTTTACAATCCTTCAGTATCATGTTGCTGGTTTGAAATCCAAGGCATTCAATGTACAGTAAATTTAGGTTAAAACAGTCAGTAGTGATCCACCGACCTTGAAAACCACAGCCAAGTACAAAGAAGATGTCTACCCCATAAGACATAACATATAAGTGCAGATAAATACACAAGCTTTCTAAATCATTGAGAACTGGATCATATCTGTGGAGATGGACAGAGGTTCGGGACTTACCCccctaaaataatattaaaacatttgtttggtGTCTTACCGTTTATGCCTTGAAGAACAGATTCTTGCAAACTGTGCCCCAAAGAACTCTCTAATGCTGCTATCTGTGAAGTAAATTGTAAGGTGTCTAGAGAGAAGGGGCTCAAATTGAATCACCTGACAAAAaagtaggctttttttttttataaattgaaaGTGGCATGTGAAGATCATACTCACACGTAAGGAGGGCACAAATCAAGAACAATGATTTCTAATTGCTCAAATACTTATACGCATTAAATGCACATACCTGATTATCACAAACCAGCATGTGCTGATTCTATCTAAACTGTTTTGTGTCTAATGAGATCATTGCAATATGTTATTACATCTAAGATGAACCAGCCAGTTGGGTATGCGTTTTGATGACTTTTCCCCCATGTGTTACGTGActatatttgttttgctttttcatttaataacatGGATCAACCAAAATAGTTAAGCTCTAGTGTGTTGGTATGTGAGAAGGAGTTAGATTTTTACAGGTATTCCATCTAAGGTCCTCTCTAAAAGTGTTCAGGGTGTTTGATTCAGTTTCTAttgtacattaacattctttaaccccttaaggacaatgggcggtcccaaaacccattgaaaacaatgcaatttgagtccgtacatgtacgggctttgtcattaaggggttaaactagaaACGTTCTGGTGGATCGTATACAAAGTTTTTGACAGTGTAAATCTAGAATGGATTTTAGCTGTTCCAGTCTAGAATCCATGAATGCTATTTGGGGTTAAGTCAGGAAGTTGAATCACATAGCATGCCTGTTAAACCCAAGCCCAAGATATTTGCAAACACAATAAAGCTTAATTCCGACTAATAGCTACAAGCTCCCCTGTATCATGCCACACATTCCCTAATAAAAGTAGACCCATTTATATCCATGCAACCATCACTTCTCgcctattttttttactcaatcattctaaaatgtatttttagggaGCATGGGAACAGTCTCATATACACAGGTAAACACTCACATCAATGTCGCCCACAGAGCTTTTGAAGTCAAAGAATTTAAGCCTAAAAATGGAATTCAACAAGTCAGTTTCACGTATAATGATTGGTTCTGCTCTATGCAATGCATAATGGTGGCCTAGCAGtcgataaaaaaaaagcaaatgcaaAGAGGCTAGCCTATTACCTTTCAATAGCAAAGGAGACACCCAGGTTCAGGCCTGACAGGTGTACTTTATCAGCAATGAAAGTGGCTGCCTGTAGAGAAAAGGGAATTGGCCAATTAGcccaatatatataacaagtAAAATTCAGAATGTGGCATAAACACTAATATATTGGAATAAACAATATTTGGCTACCCCCCAAATCCTTAACactttaacagtttaataccCTGAAGGTTATCTGCATAAGGTTATCTGTCTagcgggggcagccggtggatgtctgcgggatgtgcgtagacaacctccgctgctacccggcGCTtccatgactgagcaccggaaggacaTTTGCTTCATCATTCTGCAGTGGCAGAAGCAGAGGTCGTCTGGCAGCCGGCGGATGTTTGtgtgatgtgcgcagacaacctccgtttCTGCCAGCACTTTCGCTAGGGCTTCTATAATGGagcagaaggtcatgtcacgctggagCTCCATCCCAGAGAAAGTGTCaggtagcagtggaggttgtgtgcgcgcattgcacagacgatcattggctgccagagaggaggatccaggtcccctgcagcgctgtggggggtctggatcttagtcttatagtaagacctctatttgaggtcagctTATAAAACGACCTAGAATAAAataagggatatttttcagagtatttgcgctgaaaaaaaccttgtcttatattcgaacaaatacggtacaATGTGTATTGATTATTTTGTTGTTAGGGATAGCTGTTTTAGTACAGTAGCATAGACATTTTAGGACAAAGCTAGATTAGATATGTATTTAGGATTTCTTGCTACATTCTTACATACGTTTTgccatatttattaataaatcattGTCATAACAGGAGACATGTTCTTTTGTCTTGATGTCTAGAATTACATGTTTTCTTTATGCATGCTTGTGTGGGATTCTAATtatagaatagctcagtcttaatcacccagcttgACACTTTGACTattgaaagtctatggaggagtgGACTTtattagcactgccataaagcatcagctcagtgttggTGCTTGAGTGACTCAAAATACCACATGACTGACACCACCAACGTCCCTCATAATATATGGTTTATACAAGCATTAAAATATGGATCAAAATAACCTTTGCGTTCTGTCATTCAGTTCTTGACTATGTAAAGTGATACCACTAACTGGAGAGTATCACTTAAGACTATTCGAACAACAAAACCTCTTACCATACTAAAAGAAAATAGTTGGTTTGTGATTAAATATGGCAACACAACCATGCCTTGAAGAAGCCCAGTCATTTCCAAGGTGATGTTTCTGGGAGTCAAGGTGACCAGAGGGACTTTTGTGGCTCTTATAGTCAGTATCATAGCCTGAGACACAGGGTAGTAATCCCTgatctaagaaaaaaataatgaaatgatcACAGATAAACAGCGAATACATacaaagcttttaaaaaatagtGTGATCCTAATCAACAAAACAGTCCACAGTAAATAATTAATAGTAGtatactgtacattttattatattattattaatatattagatTTCCATATAATTgctaatattgttattaatattgattttgTCCGTATTAACTACCATTATCATAATTATATCAGTAAGGAGCTTCTCTACAGAAATGTCTTAAATTATAGGGGTTTTCATCAAAAGGGATCGCAGCGCATGTTTAAACAATAATGGAAACTTGCTACGGCACACattatgtatttagaaaaatTTATTATCGACTTAAGATCCttgaaatcagaaaaaaaaatcaactgtaTAATTCTAATTTGAATTTAGATTCCATTTTGTGTCATTTGCATTTATACTTCCcagctatgacatcacatctggCTCCACCAGAGGCAGGTCCAGTCTGGCAGACATTTACATGAAAGCCCAGtaagatattttgttttatttgccaactATCATACCTTAGGAATGATTGCCCCATAGTCACCTGTTCGCAACCAAAATGCATGAGGAAACTGCGAGGAGAGAATTACAGTGATATCATTGTTAATTATTGACTGTTGTAGCGTGTCATAATCACAGCATCACTCTTAATTATTAGCATCGCATCCTATTATTTACACTATTATACCCGGCAGCCAACATTTAATTCAAAGTTAAGTTATTTAAGGCCTTCATGAAATTTACTATGAATTATACAAGGTCTCACCAACTCATGTTGGAAGAAACTGGGATATTGATATAAAcacaaagtatttaaatgtcaatctaccttaaaataaaaagacgTACGTACAGTACATAAACCACATTATACTTACCTGTTCATGTGTCAATGTCATCTTTAAGACATCAGACAGGAAGTAGTTTCTCCCCAAAGAGTTAAAGAAATATTCAGAGAAGCCGACATACATCATAGATCCCCTTCCTTCGGGCAAAGTGATAACGGTTTTTGGAGGGGGATCTTCCTTGGAGGAGCCGATGGGATGAACAGTTCCCTGAAAATTAGAGTTGTcatgcattttgtattttaatttattcttttaagTTGGCGGACTATATCctgtgtaaaaatgatgatgcaGGTAGGTAGGTTTTTTGTAGGCTATGGCTGTGATGTCACACAAGTTGCCTCTATGATATTTGTCGATGATTTCACTTCTTTTCGGTGTGTTTGTATGCATTACGTATTGTCTACACTAAAAGTAAGCACTGTGGTTGGAATATTTAATGGGTGAGATAAcaatattaaagtaattatgTGTCAAATCACAAATACTTTACATGCAATTAATCTTTTTGACACGGTGGGACTAAATTAAGGAAAAGGATTATCAAGCTCCACAGTGGTATTGAACATTTATCCCTTGCTCACCAGGGCTATCTGGGCTATCTTGTTCCTCCTAAAAATCAGGATTTTTTGGGCATTTTTACTATGGATTTGTTCAACCATAATCTCCCTCTTCTGATTTACTgtatccacacatacatattacatattgttttattctGAACAGCTGGAGCTACCTTTTGatgttatatctatatatttgttacatttcatTCTAAGGACAGGCTGATAAACCGTCTACAGTCACTATGGTCAGATGTTTTAgaagttaatattttattatcattttccttTCCACTGTTAGTGCCAGGGTGGGAGAGGATTGAACCTATAGACTAAGCACTGGCTTTGTCATGTGATTGGTTTTCACAGCGATCACATGACTGGTTCCCGCGTGTTTCAAATGCTTGTAAGGCTGACCCTTCATCTGGGAACAGAAAGCTACACTGTGGTGCAGCGAAGGATTCTATTTTTTTGAGGACGGCATACAATGTAATTTATTCCAAAGATAAAATATCAGAGAAGACTACAAATAAAAAGGACTTTTCTATCGGAAACATCACTTTAGAAAAGATGGAACCTTCTGCTTATATGTTACTATAGAAACCACTAGATGTCACTATGTGTCTGCATACTTATCTGCaatcaaatcatttttatgccaatacagacaaaaaaaaaaggatccaaTTAGTAAATCCAAACAAGAAAACTTTAACATTTGTAACAGTAGTCAATAAGCTCATTTGGGACCTTGTGATATATATTTACGAGGCAGATCAACAGGTGGTAGTTCTACACTCATGGGAAATAGTGATCTTCTAACAATTTTTagctacatttttttcattacgaTTTCCAGGCCATGTTCATTAACCCTTCATTATTTGCtcaaataatgtataatgtgaTCATGACTATATGGAAACAATGATGTATTACTGTACGGACACTGTTACCTTTAGATCCAAATCTATGTGGGTCTTCTCTACATGTGGAGGATTTATCAGAGTGTAATTAAGTTCAGTGACGGTATCAACATAAGAAGTAACTGTGGGGTTAGAAAATAATTGAGATTAGACAGTGatttagaagaaaataaaacctaTTTTATGAAAGGCCACTTTGGCTAGGAAATAGTTTCATCCTCATGTTGAGTAGACAACTATATGATTTCAAATCAAGAGCTCATGTTATTAAgcaattatgattttatgagtAATGCTATCGTTATAACCTCTGGTTTAGTAATActtaaaaaatgtgttcatgTGATTAAATCAAACTATATTTGATCATCTGACCTAAAGAGTTTTTCTTTGTTGATTGGATACAAGCTCTTAAGACAGCCTGTGACCTCATAGAAAGGGCTTGATCACACTTGACGCAAAGTGTAGCCCGAGCAAAGTGTAGCACTATGGCTATTGCTTCATCTTTGAGAAGGTATAGACAACCTGACCGTACAAAGACAACATTATCCAGGACTTGTGATATTGATTGGTGTTGATGGTGCATTTTAGGGAAATGTCTGCCACAAAGCTTGTTGCTGGACAACATTTACATCGAGTATAATCTTGGTTTAAAGATTACATATGAAAAGGTTTTGACAAGTACTCAACCGAGAACCGACAGCCACTTAATAGCCTGCCTTACGATGTGTCCCTACTCAGGAGTGTCTCAACTTTTACCTCACTTATCCCATAACAGAGGAGACATCTCCATtaacatatcagtctgatcctgccaCAAGGGCAGTCTTAAACTGAAAGATGTGGAAGATTTCCTCTGGATAAAGGAGTCAACAGTACTGGCCTTTGTTAAATATGGATCCTGGGGTCTAAAATTGAGAAGAAATGTGAGAAGAAGTAtgcataaaatataacttttattagGTCCTAATAAAACTGGGAGTAGATAGCctgcctaaaaaaaataaaccttaactGTTTTAAGAAATGATTCCTAGCCTCCTGGCACAAAAATGCTTCCTTTCATTTATAGCCTTGTCACTAGAGCTAAGTATCTCAAAGTTACCTTAGATGTGTTTCACTGGCTACATGACAGCTTTGTCAGAAAATCCCACTTTCTGCCCTcccaacaaaacaagaaaaaatacagtACCAGAATACGTCATGAGATTAACATCACAGCACACATGGCTTtgaggaaacaaaataaaattgtgtggTAACTCCCACAAGAGAAAAGTCTCTTTTCTTGTCGatgtctactttaacaaaagtaTTGCACTCTAGAGCGACAGCAAAAATCTGCATTTTGGTCAATTTCCACTATTTCCACTAGGAGGCAGAGTTGTAAAGCAATAAATGAATTTGTGACTCAACATAGGTAATTGCCAAGCTATGCGGTAAGAGGAGGtttcttttttaaccatttGCGTTATTAAAGAACGCTTCTAATTTTAACATAACACATTATTTAAATGCTAAATTGGAATTGTGTGGGTCTTCTGTTGCGGTATGTTAACTTTAAAATATCTGCTTGCCTCGTGTTCAAAGTTTTACATTCCCACTTTGTGCAGCAatcataaaacatattatatatctagTATATGCACAGCCAATAATACCATCTCCTGAGCAGGACTTACTGCAAATGTACATTACATTGCCATACTGTATGCCAATATTTGACACAATGTTCTGTTCCATTCTAAATAGAATAATTGTTATGCTCCCCAACTATCCTGTATTTAAAGGGCTAGTCCTGATTTTCCCAATTATCAGTCCAGCCTATAATCAAGCCCCCACAAAGCTTTCCTGTGTTAGACACCTAACTTGTTAGTGGGATATGCAccttaaataaagtattattatcTCTGCATAGCCAACTGCTCATCTAGTAATTAGTTGGCTCAAATCAAAGTCTAGTTTTACCTAGCACAAACCAATGCGTGCCCGAATGGCTTGCCCGAATGGCTGGCACATTGTTTTGTGAAATTGAAAGCAAGACATTGTACTGCTCACACGCCAAAATCTTTAAATCACAACCTtctaccatgtttttttaaactccCACCTTGAAATGTGGCCAGCTCTTTCTGCAAGACCCCAACAGCTTCATCCATTTTGGGACATAGCTGAGAAAAGGACACAAGTAGAGTATACAATTGTAAAAATTGATTTACTAAAGACCAACCTTTAAACCCAAGGTCATCTTACTAAAGTGGATATGGCATAAAAAGAGCAATTCAGACATTTACTAAGATCAGCATTTAAAAGAATCCACAAGTTGTTAGGGCAACCCAACGATGGTACAGTGATTAGCTCAATTATTCACTCATACCTACGAGCATCTGAGTGGCAATCTCAAGATGAGTCTCATATTAGAGCTCatgtttttcagtttttcacCTTGGGTAACAAGAGCAACAAGCTGACATCTTAGATAACAAGGTGAATGATGGGCGTCCTCCTTCAGCAACTGGGTGTGAGTTATTCAAATGAATAGACTGTGAATATCCTGTGCACCTGCTGGTTAGTCTGGGTACAGATTTTTCTTCTGCAATTAGAGACATTTCTGGGTGGGATTGCTATTAAGAGAGGATGTATTTCAACGTGGAGCCTGCTAACTGGCAGCAAGAGTGTAACATGAGCTGCCATCTTACTTTGTGTCAATTGCAACGTGCCTCAACGTGAACCCGATGAAGCTCGCCTTAACTCTTAATGAGCAGCAAAACTAAGGCTTTATTATAATGCCcctttcctaaaataaattgtactATTTTCATGATGAACAAAACTAATTGAATATCGTTTGTGAATATACGAAGGGGGCCAACTGGGAACGAGACCATAGACAGAGCCAGTGACAACGGagttaagaaatattttctgaACAATTTTCTTATTTCTATTTGCATTTTGGTTAAAGCCTAATAGAATATCTCTTCTATCAATTCAAATGTTACCTTTTTGTTTACATTGTCCCTGATCGGCCTTTCCAAAAACACAGTGAAAAGGTTGTAGAACCAACTGTGGAGTAAGAGAGGTCACATTAACATCAAAAGCGAAATGATTAAGATGACACAATCGTCTAAACTACAATTTCATTCTTGTTGAACAGGTTGGATATTTATAGTGCGTACGTATGAAAGGCACATGACAACAGGTTTCATATTTAGAGAACCCGATCTGATGTTAAATGGATTTTATAAATGATGATTAAAGGGTTACTGTGAGTATTATGTGCATCACCTTTTCTTAAATCAGGTGCGAAAGGTGATAGAAGGAATTATGCTACCGACTGGTACGACAAGGTGCATTTCCTCGCTCACCTCGCTCCTCCAGTCAAGTGAAGTTTAGCGTGTTTAATTTCAGAATGACAAGCAGAAAGAAGCACAGAAGGTCGTCCAGTGGCATCCTTAAATGTATTCAGACGTGCCGTTATGAATACTCCAGAGAGCAGAAGAGTAAAGCTGCCATTgtcattactaaaaaaaaaaaaaatcaaaaatattattacgGTATATCGTATTATCACAGCAGTTATCCTAAAATTAAATTCCCCTCAAAGATCTTCTTATCATCAGGTGGTGC from Spea bombifrons isolate aSpeBom1 chromosome 13, aSpeBom1.2.pri, whole genome shotgun sequence encodes:
- the LOC128471912 gene encoding BPI fold-containing family C protein-like; this encodes MWRLLFLWSCLFQSGYSSPGVMIRVSQKWLDYVRSEGIEVLRHILMKETLPSINGTTRMFGKVNYSISGVLIEEFEISRVSAVPNPPADVLVTGEEARVKVYGRWNVKHWLINDNGSFTLLLSGVFITARLNTFKDATGRPSVLLSACHSEIKHAKLHLTGGASWFYNLFTVFLERPIRDNVNKKLCPKMDEAVGVLQKELATFQVTSYVDTVTELNYTLINPPHVEKTHIDLDLKGTVHPIGSSKEDPPPKTVITLPEGRGSMMYVGFSEYFFNSLGRNYFLSDVLKMTLTHEQFPHAFWLRTGDYGAIIPKIRDYYPVSQAMILTIRATKVPLVTLTPRNITLEMTGLLQGMVVLPYLITNQLFSFSMAATFIADKVHLSGLNLGVSFAIERLKFFDFKSSVGDIDIAALESSLGHSLQESVLQGINDGLRKGIPMPTLVNISLQESAITVTQGCLLVSMDMYYVPWRDLMDMVPPRQHILVS